The Drosophila bipectinata strain 14024-0381.07 chromosome 3L, DbipHiC1v2, whole genome shotgun sequence region TGATAGACATGCTCCCGGAACTGCTCGATGGTGAATTTATTAGGATTAAAGCTGAATACACCTGACTTTGGCGATGAGGCTTGGCTTATCTTTTGGGAGCCTGGATCTAACACTGCCCACGTCTTTTCGTTATAATTCGGTTGAAGAAACGAACTTGTCTGGGTTTGGCGCGCAAACACTGTCCAGATATCGTAGTCCGAATCCTCCTTCTCCAGTACAGATACCTCCTCGACGGAAACACGACTGGCCTTCCAGGTCGGATAGTTCCGGAAGCACTCCTCCCGCTGGGCCACGGCCTCTTCAATTCGAGTCACCATCGGATCCTTAAGAGACTTGGCGTGCTCCAGTAGGGCGACCGTGTCCGGAAACTGCTCCGTGTCGCGGATGTACGGGTTTTCTGTCATGGCTATATTCCGTCGAACGATCATATCTGCCTCGAACTCCTCGTCCTCATCGAAATCGCATTCCCGGCAGTCGAAGTATGTGATATTAGAATTGGCCTCCAGGGCACAAATCAGTTCCCTCCTCGCTGTGGCGGGTAGGGGGTTCGCTGCCATGTCCAGCCTTCGCAGAGGCTTGTGGTTGCGCAGCAGGCGGCCAACCTGTTCCACCAACACCCCTTGGGAACTGATTCCTAAGGCGGATAAATTCAGCTCCTCCACGTGCTCGGTGCCGATTATGCGCTCGCACAGGTGAATCAGGGCTCCGCTGCTCAGTCTGTTGTGGGCCAGCCCTAGGTACTGTAGCTTGGAGTGGGACGTCCTCTGCAGGGCCACCCCGATTGCTGCTACCGACCTCAAGTCCAGTTGGTTGTACTCCAGCTCCAGAGCCTTCAGCATATGCCGTCTATCTAGCAGGATGCCCAAGTAAGGCCCACAATCGTCGGTCATCTGGGCGTATCCAAAGTCTACCACCTTTAGGTCCGGCAGGTCTCGAAGCACCCGGCAGAGAGGATACAATTTGAAGGAATTCAGTCGGCTATTTCGCAGACGAAAGATTTGCAGGTTCTCGAGGTTCGCCAGCCCCTTGGCCAGGTGAACCATGTCTTTTAGTGAGAATCGTAGGTGACGCTTGTGGTAGCTGGTACCAGCCCCCGGGCCAAGGAATTCGAAGTTCAGCGAAACCAGGTTGACAAAGTATCCTACGAAACTGAGGTCGATGTGGTGGCAGGTGTCCTCGTCATAATCGAACTGCTTCAGAGATTGCAAGTACTTTGTTTTGTTCCGGTGGTCCAGAATCTTTTCCTCACCATCATCTGGTTCGGGCTCCACCTCAATATCAAAGACGCCTCTGACAGGCTTGGGACGTTTCTTCTTCTTTGGCGGTGAGCCTGGTGCTCGCTGGAGTAGATGTATGCGGCGCAGCTTACGTCGCTCATGCTCCGCCTCCTGCGCAACCTTCAGTTCCCGCAGCTTCTGCCGAGCCGCGTTCCGATTTCGGCG contains the following coding sequences:
- the LOC108120749 gene encoding uncharacterized protein — protein: MDLEDNENQQPVGLPTFGIPNDPLLKAVYDLYRPPDGSFRLMQSERNRDTFSEAFIEHENVGTLADLCVRALAKRGTRHIVDPVRLNPLWLRIHYDAIDVNLPLRECYFVEDVRFWKRVVLSKSSEQCLSLKGLNEYDWRGKGMSIKYVELVEACSASMWPEREMTELALLIRNYVRSMDIRHLQSLSEYSLRRQEQHSSDTEPEVSSEVTDGMEISSDEISTPKSQSAEGEEEQETEPASAPPKQTFIRDNTTIGFKVAAHYDDSEESTSDMERRDARRNRNAARQKLRELKVAQEAEHERRKLRRIHLLQRAPGSPPKKKKRPKPVRGVFDIEVEPEPDDGEEKILDHRNKTKYLQSLKQFDYDEDTCHHIDLSFVGYFVNLVSLNFEFLGPGAGTSYHKRHLRFSLKDMVHLAKGLANLENLQIFRLRNSRLNSFKLYPLCRVLRDLPDLKVVDFGYAQMTDDCGPYLGILLDRRHMLKALELEYNQLDLRSVAAIGVALQRTSHSKLQYLGLAHNRLSSGALIHLCERIIGTEHVEELNLSALGISSQGVLVEQVGRLLRNHKPLRRLDMAANPLPATARRELICALEANSNITYFDCRECDFDEDEEFEADMIVRRNIAMTENPYIRDTEQFPDTVALLEHAKSLKDPMVTRIEEAVAQREECFRNYPTWKASRVSVEEVSVLEKEDSDYDIWTVFARQTQTSSFLQPNYNEKTWAVLDPGSQKISQASSPKSGVFSFNPNKFTIEQFREHVYQPGPGNRYNYFAERRDSKI